In the genome of Rhodoferax fermentans, one region contains:
- a CDS encoding electron transfer flavoprotein-ubiquinone oxidoreductase yields the protein MTPQDILAQYGPRESMEYDIVIVGGGPAGLSSAIRLKQLATEQGKEVSVVVLEKGSEPGAHILSGAVLDPQSLTELFPDWKAMGAPLDQPVTDEAMLFLSEGGAYRTPNFLLPECSQNHGNYIISVGALTRWLAQQAENLGVEIFPGFAAAEVLYDEQGAVRGVATGNMGIEKNGEPGPNFQIGMELLGKYTIFAEGARGHLGKQLIAKYQLDAGCDPQSYGIGIKELWEVDPARHEPGLVVHTAGWPMDNKTYGGSFLYHMADNKIALGFVTGLNYENPYLSPFEEFQRWKTHPNIRWYLENDKGEVTAKRIAYGARAITAGGLLALPKTVFPGGALVGCDAGFLNVSRIKGTHAAIKTGMQAAEAAFEAVTSGRAQDELSAYPQAFKNSWLYTELNKARNFKAWFKYGLGVGTLMNGLEQFGLKGKMSWTIHRDKPDHAYLKPASECKPIAYPKPDGKLTFDRLSSVFISNANHEENQPAHLTLKDASVPVAINLAKYAGPEARYCPAGVYEFVKDANGADQLQISAQNCVHCKTCDIKDPTQNIVWVTPEGGGGPNYAEM from the coding sequence ATGACCCCCCAGGACATCCTAGCTCAGTACGGCCCACGCGAATCGATGGAATACGACATCGTCATCGTCGGCGGCGGCCCCGCTGGCCTGTCGAGCGCCATCCGCCTCAAACAACTTGCCACCGAACAAGGCAAAGAGGTTTCGGTGGTGGTGCTCGAAAAAGGCTCCGAGCCCGGTGCCCACATCCTCTCGGGCGCGGTGCTCGACCCGCAGTCCCTCACCGAGCTGTTCCCCGACTGGAAAGCCATGGGCGCACCACTGGACCAGCCCGTCACCGACGAGGCCATGTTGTTCCTCAGTGAAGGTGGCGCCTACCGCACACCCAACTTTTTGCTGCCCGAATGCAGCCAGAACCACGGCAACTACATCATCAGTGTGGGCGCGCTGACCCGCTGGCTGGCCCAGCAGGCCGAAAACCTCGGTGTGGAAATTTTCCCGGGCTTTGCCGCCGCCGAGGTGTTGTATGACGAACAAGGCGCGGTGCGCGGTGTGGCCACCGGCAACATGGGCATCGAGAAAAACGGTGAACCCGGCCCCAACTTCCAGATCGGCATGGAGCTGCTGGGCAAATACACCATTTTTGCCGAAGGTGCGCGCGGCCACCTGGGCAAACAGCTGATTGCCAAATACCAACTCGACGCCGGTTGTGACCCACAAAGTTACGGCATTGGCATCAAAGAACTGTGGGAGGTCGACCCGGCACGCCACGAACCCGGCTTGGTGGTGCACACCGCTGGCTGGCCGATGGACAACAAAACCTACGGCGGCTCCTTCCTGTACCACATGGCCGACAACAAGATCGCCCTGGGGTTCGTGACCGGTCTGAACTACGAAAACCCCTACCTGAGCCCGTTCGAGGAATTCCAGCGCTGGAAAACCCACCCCAACATCCGCTGGTACCTGGAAAATGACAAGGGTGAAGTAACTGCGAAAAGAATAGCATACGGCGCACGCGCCATCACGGCTGGCGGCCTGTTGGCCCTGCCAAAGACGGTGTTCCCGGGTGGTGCACTGGTGGGCTGTGACGCGGGTTTCCTGAATGTCAGCCGCATCAAGGGCACCCACGCCGCGATCAAGACCGGCATGCAAGCCGCCGAGGCGGCGTTTGAGGCCGTCACCAGCGGGCGAGCGCAGGACGAACTCAGCGCCTACCCGCAGGCATTCAAAAACAGCTGGCTCTACACCGAGCTCAACAAAGCTCGCAACTTCAAGGCCTGGTTCAAATACGGCCTGGGCGTGGGCACCCTGATGAACGGGCTGGAGCAGTTTGGCCTCAAGGGCAAGATGTCCTGGACCATCCACCGCGACAAGCCCGACCACGCCTACCTGAAGCCGGCCTCTGAATGCAAGCCGATTGCCTACCCCAAACCCGATGGCAAGCTGACTTTTGACCGCCTCTCCAGCGTCTTCATCAGCAACGCCAACCACGAAGAAAACCAGCCTGCCCACCTGACGCTCAAAGACGCCAGCGTGCCGGTTGCCATCAACCTGGCCAAGTACGCGGGGCCCGAGGCGCGTTATTGCCCGGCCGGGGTGTACGAGTTTGTCAAGGACGCCAACGGCGCCGACCAGTTGCAGATCAGTGCCCAAAACTGTGTGCACTGCAAAACCTGCGACATCAAGGACCCGACGCAAAACATCGTCTGGGTCACGCCAGAAGGTGGCGGTGGCCCCAATTACGCGGAGATGTGA
- a CDS encoding C40 family peptidase, protein MLALLLAGCASPPTAQRGWQAYPASGGAAAPAADIPSRLTPEQAGDVTLYAVGLVGTPYRYGGNTPESGFDCSGLISHVYRSRAGVVPPRTVAKLQFWGAPVAGEAIRSGDVVLFAQRDTVTHAGIYVGEGRFVHAPSTGGEVRLESLASRYWASQRVAFRRP, encoded by the coding sequence ATGTTGGCGCTGTTGCTGGCGGGCTGCGCTAGCCCACCAACGGCGCAACGTGGCTGGCAAGCCTATCCGGCGTCAGGCGGCGCTGCGGCTCCTGCGGCAGACATCCCGTCGCGCTTGACGCCTGAGCAAGCGGGTGATGTCACCCTGTACGCTGTTGGATTGGTGGGCACACCTTACCGGTATGGTGGCAACACCCCTGAGAGTGGTTTTGACTGCAGCGGCCTGATCAGCCATGTGTACCGGTCACGTGCTGGTGTGGTGCCGCCGCGCACCGTGGCCAAACTGCAGTTTTGGGGCGCGCCGGTGGCGGGTGAGGCGATCCGTTCCGGTGATGTGGTCTTGTTTGCCCAGCGCGACACGGTGACCCATGCGGGCATCTACGTGGGGGAGGGGCGTTTTGTGCATGCACCCTCGACTGGCGGTGAGGTCAGGCTGGAGTCTCTGGCCAGCAGATACTGGGCCTCACAACGCGTGGCGTTCCGCCGCCCCTGA
- the gcvT gene encoding glycine cleavage system aminomethyltransferase GcvT — translation MSASPESLLNVPLNDLHIALGARMVPFAGYSMPVQYPAGLIAEHKHTRTAAGLFDVSHMGQLRLVGPDAAAALESLLPVDVIDLPIGKQRYGLLLNEDGGIIDDLMFFRKAADEIFVIVNGACKVGDIAHIQAKIGSRCQVIPMPEFALLALQGPQAVTALSRLAPGVEKLVFMTGGNFTINTGTQSINVFLTRSGYTGEDGFEISVHASEALALANALLAQPEVKPIGLGARNSLRLEAGLPLYGNDIDASTTPVEASLNWAMQKVRRTDGARAGGFPGASKILAQLADPTRATSRKRVGLIALERIPVREHTELQDLTGARVGEVTSGLLGPTIDKPIAMGYLPPALATIGTQVNAIVRGKPVKMEVVTMPFVPTNYFRG, via the coding sequence ATGTCCGCATCACCTGAATCGCTTTTGAACGTTCCCCTCAATGACCTGCACATCGCTCTCGGTGCGCGCATGGTGCCCTTTGCCGGCTACAGCATGCCGGTGCAATACCCGGCCGGTCTGATTGCCGAACACAAACACACCCGCACCGCAGCGGGTCTGTTTGATGTGTCCCACATGGGCCAGTTGCGCCTGGTCGGCCCAGATGCCGCCGCCGCGCTGGAGAGCCTGCTGCCGGTCGATGTGATCGACCTGCCCATCGGCAAACAGCGCTACGGCCTGCTGCTCAATGAAGACGGCGGCATCATTGACGACCTGATGTTTTTTCGCAAAGCGGCTGATGAGATTTTTGTCATCGTCAACGGCGCCTGCAAGGTCGGTGACATCGCCCACATCCAGGCCAAGATCGGCAGCCGCTGCCAGGTCATCCCGATGCCCGAATTTGCCCTGCTGGCGTTACAAGGCCCACAGGCGGTGACAGCGTTGTCCCGACTCGCACCCGGCGTGGAAAAACTGGTGTTCATGACCGGTGGCAACTTCACGATCAACACCGGCACACAGAGTATCAACGTATTCCTGACCCGCAGCGGCTACACCGGTGAAGACGGTTTCGAGATCTCGGTGCATGCTTCCGAAGCCCTGGCACTGGCCAATGCCCTGCTGGCCCAACCTGAGGTCAAACCGATTGGCCTGGGCGCACGCAACTCGCTGCGCCTGGAAGCCGGTCTGCCGCTCTACGGCAACGACATCGACGCCAGCACCACACCGGTCGAAGCCAGCCTCAACTGGGCCATGCAAAAGGTACGTCGCACCGACGGTGCCCGCGCTGGAGGCTTCCCAGGTGCTAGCAAAATACTAGCTCAACTGGCAGATCCAACAAGGGCTACAAGCCGAAAACGTGTTGGATTGATCGCCCTGGAGCGTATTCCCGTGCGCGAACACACCGAGTTGCAAGACCTGACCGGCGCCCGTGTCGGTGAAGTCACCAGCGGCCTGCTTGGCCCCACCATCGACAAACCCATTGCCATGGGTTATCTACCGCCCGCCTTGGCAACCATCGGCACCCAGGTCAACGCCATCGTGCGGGGCAAACCCGTCAAGATGGAAGTTGTGACCATGCCCTTTGTGCCGACCAACTATTTCCGCGGGTAA
- the gcvH gene encoding glycine cleavage system protein GcvH, whose translation MSIKFTPDHEWVQIDGNNATVGITHHAQDALGDVVFVDLPEVGKTYAAKDAAAVVESVKAAADVYMPANGTVTEVNEALRADPALANSDPLGAGWFFKMTLSNPAELDGLMDETSYTSFAADAH comes from the coding sequence ATGAGCATCAAATTCACCCCCGACCACGAATGGGTCCAGATCGACGGCAACAACGCCACCGTGGGCATCACCCACCATGCGCAGGACGCGCTGGGCGACGTGGTGTTTGTTGACCTGCCCGAAGTTGGCAAAACCTACGCTGCGAAAGACGCCGCTGCGGTGGTGGAGTCGGTCAAGGCTGCCGCTGACGTCTACATGCCCGCCAACGGCACCGTCACCGAAGTCAATGAAGCCCTGCGTGCCGACCCCGCTTTGGCCAACTCCGACCCGCTGGGCGCAGGCTGGTTCTTCAAGATGACACTGAGCAACCCGGCCGAACTCGACGGCCTGATGGACGAAACCAGCTACACCAGCTTTGCCGCTGACGCACATTAA
- the gcvP gene encoding aminomethyl-transferring glycine dehydrogenase, producing MPNTPPLSELENSSEFIARHIGVDAADEALMLKAVGANSRAELINEIVPGSIRRSQPMAIPPAITEAAALAELKAIAAKNKVAKSYIGQGYYDTLTPGVILRNILENPAWYTAYTPYQAEISQGRMEALVNFQTMITDLTAMPMANASMLDEATAAAEAMTLALRMSKSKSTTFFVDNEVLPQTLEVIRTRAEPLGITVKTCTGDEALADESFAVLLQYPGVSGVVRDDREWIANYKDKGGVVILAADLLALTLLTPPGELGADIAIGTTQRFGMPMGNGGPHAAYMACRDEFKRSMPGRLVGVSVDVHGNPAYRLALQTREQHIRREKATSNICTAQVLPAVITSMYAVYHGPQGLKRIAQRVASLTAVLAAGLESLGYTVANATAFDTLTVETGDATASIANNALQAGANLRLVSKDSLGISLDETSTRADVEALWSFFADAVSGWPNTARRGETGGRGRTLTFAQVEPLADSLLPAKLLRTSTYLSHPVFNSYHSETGMLRYIRRLSDFDLALDRTMIPLGSCTMKLNATSEMIPITWPEFAGIHPFAPADQRQGYAELDAQLRTWLCQATGYAGISLQPNAGSQGEYAGMLAIRGYHASRGEAHRNICLIPSSAHGTNPASATMVGMKVVVTACDAQGNVDMADLKAKCEQYSANLAAMMITYPSTHGVFETNVKELCALVHSHGSRVYVDGANMNALVGLAAPGEFGGDVSHLNLHKTFCIPHGGGGPGVGPVCVVADLVPFLPGHDAGGLAGSGVGAVSAAPLGNAAVLPISWMYCRMMGSAGLQAATEVAILSANYISARLKDHFPTLYTSVPVDGKPGRVAHECILDVRQLKEATGGANGISAEDVTKRLMDYGFHAPTLSFPVPGTLMVEPTESETLEELDRFIDAMIAIRAEIAQVEQGVWPQDNNPLKNAPHTAATLLEEEWTKPYARGLAAFPVPSLKQSKYWPPVGRIDNVYGDRNLFCSCVPVGD from the coding sequence ATGCCCAACACCCCACCCCTGTCCGAACTTGAAAACAGCAGCGAATTCATCGCCCGCCACATTGGTGTGGACGCCGCCGATGAAGCGCTCATGCTCAAGGCGGTCGGCGCCAATTCGCGCGCCGAACTGATCAACGAGATCGTGCCTGGCAGCATCCGCCGCAGCCAGCCGATGGCGATCCCACCCGCCATCACCGAGGCCGCTGCACTGGCCGAACTCAAAGCCATTGCGGCCAAGAACAAGGTGGCCAAGAGCTACATCGGCCAGGGGTATTACGACACCCTGACCCCGGGTGTGATCCTGCGCAACATCCTTGAAAACCCGGCCTGGTACACCGCCTACACCCCCTACCAGGCTGAAATCAGCCAGGGCCGCATGGAAGCGCTTGTGAACTTCCAGACCATGATCACCGACCTGACCGCCATGCCGATGGCCAACGCCTCGATGCTGGATGAAGCCACCGCCGCGGCCGAGGCGATGACGCTGGCGCTGCGCATGAGCAAGTCCAAGTCGACCACCTTTTTTGTCGACAATGAGGTGCTGCCGCAGACCCTGGAAGTGATCCGCACCCGCGCCGAGCCGCTGGGCATCACCGTCAAAACCTGCACTGGCGACGAGGCCCTGGCCGACGAGAGTTTTGCGGTGCTGCTGCAATACCCCGGCGTGAGCGGTGTGGTGCGTGACGACCGCGAATGGATCGCCAACTACAAAGACAAAGGTGGTGTGGTCATTCTGGCTGCCGACCTGCTGGCGCTCACCCTCTTGACACCCCCCGGTGAACTTGGTGCCGACATCGCCATTGGCACCACCCAGCGTTTTGGCATGCCCATGGGCAACGGCGGCCCACACGCCGCCTACATGGCCTGCCGTGACGAGTTCAAGCGCTCGATGCCCGGCCGCCTGGTGGGGGTCAGTGTCGACGTGCACGGCAACCCGGCCTACCGGCTGGCCTTGCAAACGCGTGAACAACACATCCGCCGTGAAAAAGCCACCTCCAACATCTGCACCGCGCAGGTGCTGCCCGCCGTCATCACCAGCATGTACGCGGTCTACCACGGCCCGCAGGGCTTGAAGCGCATCGCCCAACGCGTGGCCAGCCTGACCGCTGTGCTGGCTGCTGGCCTGGAGTCGCTGGGCTACACCGTGGCCAACGCCACCGCGTTTGACACCCTCACCGTGGAAACCGGCGACGCTACTGCTTCGATAGCTAACAACGCCCTGCAGGCGGGGGCTAACCTCCGATTGGTGTCTAAAGACAGCTTGGGCATCTCGCTCGATGAGACCAGTACCCGCGCCGATGTGGAGGCGCTCTGGTCCTTCTTTGCTGACGCAGTGAGTGGCTGGCCCAACACCGCCCGCCGTGGTGAAACTGGCGGCCGTGGCCGCACCCTGACGTTTGCCCAGGTGGAGCCGCTGGCCGACTCCCTGCTGCCCGCCAAGCTGCTGCGCACCAGCACCTACCTGAGCCACCCGGTGTTCAACAGCTACCACTCTGAGACCGGCATGCTGCGTTACATCCGCCGCCTCTCGGACTTTGACCTGGCGCTGGACCGCACGATGATCCCGCTGGGCAGCTGCACCATGAAGCTCAACGCCACGTCCGAGATGATCCCGATCACCTGGCCCGAGTTTGCAGGCATCCACCCGTTTGCCCCGGCTGACCAGCGCCAGGGTTATGCCGAGCTGGACGCCCAGTTGCGCACCTGGTTGTGCCAGGCCACCGGTTACGCGGGCATCAGCCTGCAGCCCAACGCGGGCAGCCAAGGTGAATACGCCGGCATGCTGGCGATTCGCGGTTACCACGCCTCGCGTGGTGAAGCGCACCGCAACATCTGCCTGATCCCAAGCAGCGCCCACGGTACCAACCCCGCCAGCGCCACCATGGTCGGCATGAAGGTGGTCGTGACCGCCTGTGACGCCCAAGGCAATGTCGACATGGCCGACTTGAAGGCCAAGTGTGAACAATACAGCGCCAATCTGGCCGCGATGATGATCACCTACCCCAGCACCCACGGTGTGTTCGAGACCAATGTCAAGGAACTCTGCGCGCTGGTGCACAGCCACGGCAGTCGCGTCTACGTGGACGGCGCCAACATGAACGCACTGGTCGGCCTGGCCGCGCCAGGTGAGTTTGGCGGTGACGTGAGCCACCTTAACCTGCACAAGACCTTCTGCATCCCACATGGCGGTGGCGGCCCCGGTGTGGGCCCGGTGTGTGTGGTGGCCGATCTGGTGCCCTTCCTGCCCGGTCATGACGCGGGTGGCTTGGCGGGCTCGGGCGTCGGTGCAGTATCTGCGGCCCCGCTCGGCAATGCCGCTGTGCTACCGATCAGCTGGATGTACTGCCGCATGATGGGCTCGGCTGGCCTGCAGGCCGCGACCGAAGTCGCCATTCTGAGCGCCAACTACATCAGCGCGCGCCTCAAAGACCACTTCCCCACGCTCTACACCAGTGTGCCGGTAGACGGCAAACCGGGTCGTGTGGCGCACGAATGTATCCTGGACGTGCGCCAGCTCAAAGAAGCCACCGGTGGCGCCAACGGCATCAGCGCCGAGGACGTGACCAAACGCCTGATGGACTACGGCTTCCACGCCCCGACACTGAGTTTCCCGGTGCCCGGCACCCTGATGGTGGAGCCGACCGAGAGTGAAACACTGGAAGAGCTGGACCGCTTCATCGACGCGATGATCGCCATCCGCGCCGAAATCGCCCAGGTCGAACAAGGGGTCTGGCCGCAGGACAACAACCCGCTCAAAAACGCGCCACACACCGCCGCCACGCTATTGGAAGAAGAGTGGACCAAGCCCTATGCACGAGGGCTGGCGGCCTTCCCGGTGCCAAGTCTCAAACAAAGCAAATACTGGCCACCCGTGGGACGTATCGACAACGTCTATGGCGACCGCAACCTGTTCTGCTCGTGTGTGCCGGTGGGTGATTAA
- a CDS encoding endonuclease/exonuclease/phosphatase family protein, whose product MTTKPLRIVTWNCNGALRKKWSRLAALKADVYVVQECEDPSQTTDAAYTAWCGKHLWVGTHRSKGIGVFASGDLTLQAVPLDVGRLELFLPCIVNGDWPLLATWTKKANSPNFGYIGQLWKFLQMHQTFLIHPRAMLIGDLNSNTQWDQWDRWWNHSDVVRELSELGLESCYHRHYSEVQGKETRPTFFLHRNAEKPYHIDYGFTAAQWVVQNVAVGANSDWLADSDHLPLVFDLERSD is encoded by the coding sequence TTGACCACAAAACCGCTTCGCATCGTGACCTGGAACTGCAATGGCGCGCTGCGCAAAAAGTGGAGTCGACTCGCTGCTCTCAAAGCGGATGTCTACGTGGTTCAGGAGTGCGAAGACCCCAGCCAAACCACTGACGCTGCGTACACCGCCTGGTGCGGCAAGCACCTGTGGGTCGGCACGCACAGAAGCAAGGGCATCGGCGTCTTCGCGTCAGGCGATCTGACCCTGCAGGCAGTCCCCCTGGATGTGGGACGCTTGGAACTGTTTCTACCCTGCATCGTCAACGGCGACTGGCCGCTGCTGGCCACTTGGACCAAAAAGGCCAACTCTCCCAATTTTGGGTACATCGGGCAGTTATGGAAGTTCCTGCAGATGCATCAAACCTTTCTGATTCATCCGCGCGCCATGCTCATAGGCGACCTCAACAGCAATACCCAATGGGATCAATGGGACCGCTGGTGGAACCACTCCGATGTTGTGCGCGAGCTGTCTGAACTGGGGCTGGAAAGCTGCTATCACAGGCACTACTCAGAGGTGCAAGGTAAGGAAACGCGGCCCACGTTCTTTCTGCACCGCAACGCGGAGAAGCCCTACCACATCGACTATGGTTTCACCGCAGCGCAATGGGTCGTGCAAAACGTGGCCGTTGGCGCCAACTCAGACTGGCTGGCAGACAGTGACCACTTGCCCCTGGTCTTTGATTTGGAGCGGTCAGACTGA
- a CDS encoding putative toxin-antitoxin system toxin component, PIN family, producing the protein MIIRAVLDTNILVAGISSQLGASFILLTHALNRNFELVASPALWLEYEAVLKRREIMNLHGLAANDVDDILNALAQVVTPVQSHFLWRPQLRDPNDEMVLEATVNGHADYLVTLNVRDFTLATSRWQFRLLSPGLFLRLLENTS; encoded by the coding sequence ATGATAATCCGCGCTGTACTGGACACCAACATCCTGGTCGCTGGTATTTCCAGTCAGCTCGGTGCGTCGTTTATATTGCTGACGCATGCCTTGAACCGGAACTTTGAGCTGGTCGCCTCGCCAGCGCTGTGGCTCGAATACGAGGCGGTGCTCAAACGCCGCGAGATCATGAACCTGCATGGCCTGGCGGCCAACGATGTGGATGACATCCTGAACGCCTTGGCGCAGGTGGTCACGCCGGTGCAATCACACTTTTTGTGGCGGCCGCAGCTGCGTGACCCCAACGATGAGATGGTGCTGGAGGCTACCGTCAATGGCCACGCCGACTATCTGGTGACGCTGAATGTGAGAGATTTCACATTGGCAACGAGTCGCTGGCAGTTCAGGCTGCTGTCACCTGGCCTCTTTTTACGTTTATTGGAGAACACATCATGA
- a CDS encoding YlcI/YnfO family protein, protein MSQVALRLPDSLHQHAKQLAAQDDASLNQFIVTAVAEKISALNTEAFFQERARRSDQDKAVAALAKVRRVAPQAGDER, encoded by the coding sequence ATGAGCCAAGTCGCCCTGCGTTTGCCCGACTCACTGCACCAACACGCCAAGCAACTGGCAGCCCAAGATGACGCCTCGCTCAACCAATTCATCGTGACAGCTGTTGCCGAGAAGATTTCGGCCCTCAACACCGAGGCCTTTTTTCAAGAGCGCGCCCGCCGCAGCGACCAGGACAAAGCGGTGGCAGCCCTAGCCAAAGTTCGGCGGGTTGCACCACAAGCAGGTGACGAACGCTGA
- a CDS encoding ProQ/FINO family protein: protein MTDILPVSAETMTDSPSENLAPATAPAAASTPPAKGKNRFASAQPVLEKLFELYPHLFGQRFVPLKLGVFQDLLAAHPEVFAKDELKVALGVHTRSTRYLQSVAQGLPRHDLLGQVVEPVAPEHVLLSIVEVFQRRQARSDEDLLPKLRKQMLAAYQASGLTRQDYLSRLTTLDEKVAALLDEVIDEVEQQRARQAALLRAFDASGKTVEDFAAELGMDVRQIQTALKQRKA, encoded by the coding sequence ATGACCGATATCCTGCCAGTTTCCGCTGAGACCATGACCGATTCACCTTCGGAGAACCTTGCCCCGGCCACTGCGCCAGCAGCTGCCAGCACACCACCTGCCAAGGGTAAAAACCGCTTTGCCAGTGCCCAGCCGGTGCTGGAGAAGCTGTTTGAGCTGTATCCCCATCTGTTTGGCCAGCGTTTTGTGCCGCTCAAGCTGGGTGTGTTCCAGGACCTGCTGGCGGCCCACCCCGAGGTGTTTGCCAAGGACGAGCTCAAAGTGGCGCTGGGTGTGCACACCCGCTCTACCCGCTATTTGCAAAGTGTGGCCCAAGGCCTGCCGCGCCATGACTTGTTAGGCCAGGTGGTGGAGCCGGTGGCGCCCGAGCATGTGCTGCTGTCGATCGTAGAAGTGTTCCAGCGCCGCCAGGCGCGCTCTGACGAAGATTTGCTGCCCAAACTGCGCAAGCAGATGCTGGCCGCCTACCAGGCCAGCGGCCTGACCCGCCAGGACTACCTGTCGCGCCTGACCACGCTGGATGAGAAAGTTGCCGCCTTGCTCGACGAGGTGATCGACGAGGTCGAACAGCAACGTGCCCGCCAGGCGGCGCTGCTGCGGGCCTTTGATGCCAGCGGCAAGACCGTGGAAGACTTCGCCGCTGAACTCGGCATGGATGTGCGCCAGATCCAAACCGCGCTCAAGCAGCGCAAGGCCTGA